In Paenibacillus algicola, a genomic segment contains:
- a CDS encoding ABC transporter permease, whose protein sequence is MSQAGVEAASTPPKKSAPRRKLTAFQHMKRDRQLLILFIPCFLFYLIFRYGPLYGLLIAFKDYSVFTGIIESPWVGLKHFINFFSGQDFWKLFKNTLILGVTSMVFSFPFPIILAILLNEVRVKWFKKSVQTISYMPSFLSVVIISSMVIDFLSPNNGIINQILSVFGFESKYFLIDPNWFRPIYIISDIWTHTGYEAIIYMAAIAGISPSLYEAARVDGAKRRHMIFNITLPSLMPTIIIMFVLKTGQLLRIGYEKVLLLYNPMTYDVADVFSTFVYRKGLLEANYSYAAAVGLFEALVAMVLLLSSNYMSRRLGGKGLW, encoded by the coding sequence ATGTCACAGGCCGGCGTGGAAGCAGCAAGCACACCACCTAAAAAATCGGCGCCCCGCCGCAAGCTGACAGCTTTTCAGCACATGAAGCGCGACAGGCAGCTGCTGATTCTGTTCATTCCCTGCTTCCTGTTCTATCTGATCTTCCGTTATGGCCCGCTGTACGGGCTGCTCATTGCATTTAAGGACTACAGTGTATTTACAGGTATTATCGAAAGTCCCTGGGTGGGCCTCAAGCATTTCATCAACTTCTTCAGCGGCCAGGATTTCTGGAAGCTGTTCAAGAATACGCTCATTCTCGGCGTCACCTCCATGGTGTTCTCGTTCCCGTTTCCGATTATTTTGGCCATTTTGCTGAACGAGGTGCGGGTGAAATGGTTCAAGAAATCCGTTCAGACGATCAGCTACATGCCTTCTTTTCTGTCGGTCGTCATTATCAGCAGTATGGTCATTGATTTCCTGTCACCGAATAACGGCATCATCAATCAGATTCTTTCGGTGTTCGGGTTCGAGAGCAAGTATTTCCTGATTGATCCGAACTGGTTCCGCCCGATTTATATCATATCCGATATCTGGACCCATACCGGCTACGAGGCCATTATATATATGGCGGCCATTGCGGGCATCAGCCCCTCACTGTATGAGGCGGCCAGGGTGGACGGTGCCAAGCGGCGGCATATGATTTTTAACATTACGCTTCCGTCTCTGATGCCAACCATCATTATCATGTTTGTCCTGAAGACCGGCCAGCTGCTGCGGATCGGCTATGAGAAGGTGCTCCTGCTCTACAATCCGATGACGTACGATGTGGCCGATGTCTTCTCCACCTTCGTGTACCGGAAGGGCTTGCTGGAGGCGAACTACAGCTATGCGGCGGCTGTGGGTCTGTTTGAGGCTCTCGTGGCCATGGTTCTGCTGCTGTCGTCCAACTACATGAGCCGAAGACTGGGAGGGAAGGGACTATGGTAA
- the sdaAB gene encoding L-serine ammonia-lyase, iron-sulfur-dependent subunit beta — translation MRFKDVFSIIGPSMVGPSSSHTAGAVVIGRTARRIFGAFPAEAEIVFYGSFADTYRGHGTDLAVVGGLMDFPADDIRIRHSLTLAEEAGMKLSFKTASHAAYHPNTVLLKLKEASGREDTILGASIGGGNVELLGINGFDVKCTMNYPVLIVFHQDTPGMVARISTILGHSGVNIGYMDVDRKGRGREAVTVVETDEAVSPELMAVIRSLDHVHRVILADLNQRRQEG, via the coding sequence GTGCGATTTAAAGATGTTTTCTCAATTATTGGGCCCAGCATGGTGGGGCCCTCCAGCTCTCACACCGCGGGTGCGGTAGTGATTGGCAGGACAGCGCGGCGCATATTCGGCGCATTTCCTGCGGAGGCGGAGATCGTATTCTACGGCTCCTTCGCCGATACCTACCGCGGGCACGGCACGGATCTGGCCGTGGTCGGCGGGCTGATGGACTTCCCGGCCGATGATATCCGGATTCGCCACTCTCTGACGCTGGCTGAGGAGGCGGGTATGAAGCTGAGCTTCAAGACCGCCAGCCATGCAGCCTACCATCCTAACACCGTGCTGCTGAAGCTGAAGGAGGCAAGCGGACGGGAGGATACGATTCTCGGGGCTTCCATCGGCGGAGGCAATGTAGAGCTGCTCGGTATTAATGGCTTTGACGTGAAATGCACCATGAATTATCCCGTGTTAATCGTGTTTCATCAGGATACGCCGGGCATGGTGGCCCGGATTTCAACCATCCTCGGTCATTCCGGCGTCAACATCGGCTATATGGATGTGGACCGTAAGGGGCGCGGCCGCGAGGCCGTAACCGTAGTGGAGACCGACGAGGCGGTATCGCCGGAGCTGATGGCTGTCATCCGCAGCCTGGACCACGTCCACCGCGTGATCTTGGCCGATCTCAATCAGAGGAGGCAGGAAGGATGA
- the sdaAA gene encoding L-serine ammonia-lyase, iron-sulfur-dependent, subunit alpha, translating to MKFATLSQLVECCREEGSTIGQLMLSEQGKETGQPVEQIFRQMAEYYEVMKEAVHRGIHEPVPSRSGLTGGDAVRVMDYLGSSMPSLGAEACTALAYALSVSEVNASMGRIIATPTAGSCGIIPGVFVSSQQRLGWEDEQLVMGLFAAGAIGYVIANNSFISGAEGGCQAEVGSAIGMAAGALTELRGGSPEQAVHAVGLALKNSLGLICDPVGGLVEIPCIVRNGFGAVTALAAADMALAGVRSVIPSDEVVEVMLEVGTAMPSKHRETAKGGLAQTPTGKKILKDLYGTSPGNSCNTSSETSEDPGDRK from the coding sequence ATGAAATTTGCAACGTTATCGCAGCTGGTAGAGTGCTGTCGCGAGGAAGGCAGCACGATCGGGCAGCTGATGCTGTCGGAGCAGGGTAAGGAAACCGGCCAGCCGGTGGAACAGATCTTCAGACAGATGGCAGAGTATTATGAAGTGATGAAGGAGGCCGTCCACCGCGGTATTCATGAACCGGTGCCCTCCCGCAGCGGACTTACGGGAGGAGATGCCGTACGGGTCATGGACTACCTGGGAAGCAGCATGCCTTCCCTGGGAGCCGAGGCATGTACGGCTCTTGCTTATGCGCTCTCCGTCTCGGAGGTGAACGCCTCCATGGGCCGGATTATAGCGACGCCGACGGCTGGCTCCTGCGGCATTATCCCCGGCGTGTTTGTCAGCTCGCAGCAGCGGCTGGGATGGGAGGATGAGCAGCTGGTGATGGGGCTGTTCGCAGCGGGAGCGATCGGCTATGTCATTGCGAACAACTCCTTCATCTCCGGTGCCGAGGGCGGCTGTCAGGCCGAGGTGGGGTCCGCGATCGGGATGGCGGCCGGAGCGCTGACGGAGCTGCGGGGCGGAAGCCCGGAGCAGGCGGTACACGCTGTAGGATTGGCGCTCAAAAATTCCCTGGGCCTCATCTGTGATCCCGTCGGGGGGCTGGTCGAAATTCCCTGCATCGTCCGCAACGGATTCGGGGCTGTAACGGCGCTGGCAGCGGCCGATATGGCGCTCGCCGGCGTGCGCAGCGTCATTCCCTCCGACGAAGTTGTGGAGGTCATGCTGGAGGTGGGCACAGCAATGCCGTCCAAGCACCGGGAGACGGCTAAGGGGGGACTGGCTCAGACACCGACCGGCAAAAAAATTCTAAAGGATCTGTACGGCACCTCCCCCGGCAATTCCTGCAATACCTCCTCTGAAACCTCTGAGGACCCGGGAGATCGGAAATGA
- a CDS encoding dihydrodipicolinate synthase family protein, with product MDASRLSPDKARALAEGLVIPAHPLALNADRKLDEKRQRALTRYYAASGAGGLAVGVHSTQFEIRDPGVELYEPVLRLAAEEIRKAELERPFLMIAGVCGPTEQAIQEAETALELGYDAALLSMGGLQDLGEDDLLARTEDIAQRMPVIGFYLQPSVGGRSFSFPFWQRFAEIPNVVAIKMAPFNRYQTIDVARAVCGSSRRDEISLYTGNDDNIINDLLTTYRFKVGEEIVEKPVIGGLLGHWAVWTHQAVQLLEEIKELRAQGGPISPEWLTRNIEVTDSNAAFFDPGNQFHGCIPGIHEVLRRQGLLEGTWCLNPAEQLSPGQMEEIDRVYRDYPHLNDDAFVREHLAQWLAD from the coding sequence ATGGACGCAAGCAGACTCTCTCCCGACAAAGCGCGGGCGCTGGCTGAGGGCCTGGTCATTCCGGCGCATCCGCTCGCGCTGAATGCAGACCGCAAGCTGGATGAGAAGCGGCAGCGGGCATTGACCCGTTACTATGCGGCTTCTGGTGCCGGCGGCCTCGCTGTTGGCGTTCATTCAACCCAGTTCGAAATCCGTGACCCGGGCGTAGAGCTCTATGAGCCGGTGCTGCGCCTGGCTGCAGAGGAGATCCGCAAGGCAGAGCTGGAGCGGCCTTTTCTGATGATAGCCGGGGTATGCGGACCGACAGAACAGGCGATACAAGAAGCAGAAACCGCGCTAGAGCTCGGCTATGATGCGGCGCTGCTGTCGATGGGCGGGCTCCAGGACCTGGGCGAGGACGATCTGCTGGCCAGAACCGAAGATATTGCACAGCGAATGCCGGTCATCGGGTTCTACCTGCAGCCGTCAGTGGGCGGTCGAAGCTTCAGCTTCCCGTTCTGGCAGCGATTTGCCGAGATTCCGAATGTCGTGGCGATCAAAATGGCTCCGTTCAACCGCTACCAGACGATCGACGTAGCCCGTGCAGTATGCGGCTCCAGCCGGCGGGATGAGATTTCCCTGTACACCGGCAATGATGACAACATTATCAATGACCTGCTGACGACATACCGGTTCAAGGTAGGGGAAGAGATCGTGGAGAAGCCCGTCATTGGCGGCCTGCTCGGTCACTGGGCCGTATGGACGCACCAAGCCGTTCAACTGCTGGAGGAGATCAAGGAATTACGCGCCCAGGGCGGGCCCATCTCCCCGGAATGGCTGACCCGCAACATTGAAGTGACCGACAGTAACGCTGCCTTTTTCGATCCGGGGAATCAATTCCATGGCTGCATACCGGGCATTCATGAGGTGCTTCGCCGTCAAGGCCTGCTGGAGGGTACATGGTGCCTGAATCCTGCAGAGCAGCTGTCACCGGGACAAATGGAGGAGATTGACCGCGTATACCGGGATTATCCGCATCTGAATGATGATGCATTTGTGCGGGAGCATTTGGCACAATGGCTCGCGGATTAG
- a CDS encoding NAD-dependent epimerase/dehydratase family protein → MKTVEELEARLAEPSQALIDDLAAMEGDILILGVGGKMGPSLARLAANAVRQGGLSKQIIGVSRFSNAQARQELEAAGVKTIACDLLNDEELQRLPDARNVIYMAGNKFGTTGREYFTWAMNAYLPGRVAEKYKHSRIVVFSSGNVYPFSPVGSGGVNESVAPEPIGEYAQSCLGRERVFEYFAHQNQTPMTIYRLNYAIDMRYGVLLELAKAIQEGREIDVTMGYANVIWQGDANEMALRCLNHCGTPPAILNVTGPETMSIRWAAGELAKRLGKEALLTGTESDTALLNNASRSHQLFGYPRVSLLQLIDWTTEWVQAGGHTWNKPTHFQERKGKF, encoded by the coding sequence ATGAAGACGGTAGAGGAGCTTGAAGCGCGGCTCGCGGAGCCATCACAGGCGCTGATAGATGATCTGGCTGCCATGGAAGGCGATATCCTGATCCTGGGTGTAGGCGGCAAAATGGGACCCAGCCTGGCGCGGTTAGCGGCAAATGCGGTGCGGCAGGGAGGGCTCAGCAAGCAAATTATCGGGGTGTCCCGCTTCTCCAATGCCCAGGCGAGACAGGAGCTGGAAGCGGCGGGCGTGAAGACGATCGCATGCGATCTGCTGAATGATGAGGAGCTGCAGCGTCTCCCCGACGCTCGAAATGTCATCTATATGGCGGGCAATAAATTCGGCACGACAGGGCGGGAGTATTTCACATGGGCGATGAATGCCTATCTTCCCGGACGCGTGGCCGAGAAATACAAGCATTCGCGCATCGTTGTATTCTCTTCCGGCAACGTCTATCCGTTCTCTCCGGTCGGCAGCGGCGGGGTGAATGAATCCGTAGCTCCCGAGCCGATTGGCGAATATGCGCAATCCTGTCTGGGCAGAGAGCGTGTGTTTGAATATTTTGCCCATCAGAATCAAACTCCGATGACGATTTATCGCCTGAACTATGCCATTGATATGCGGTATGGAGTGCTGCTGGAGCTGGCGAAGGCGATTCAGGAGGGACGGGAGATTGACGTTACCATGGGCTACGCGAATGTCATCTGGCAGGGGGATGCCAATGAAATGGCACTGCGCTGTCTGAATCACTGCGGCACACCGCCGGCGATTCTGAATGTAACAGGACCCGAGACGATGTCGATCCGCTGGGCAGCGGGAGAGCTGGCGAAGCGGCTCGGGAAGGAAGCGCTGCTGACCGGTACCGAATCGGACACGGCGCTGCTGAATAATGCATCGCGGTCCCATCAGCTGTTCGGCTATCCCCGTGTATCGCTGCTGCAGCTGATCGACTGGACGACGGAATGGGTGCAGGCGGGCGGACATACCTGGAACAAGCCGACACATTTTCAGGAAAGAAAGGGGAAATTCTGA
- a CDS encoding extracellular solute-binding protein, which translates to MSKKWLSMALVFTLLMTLLAACGGDKEAAEPAPTPAEPDKQAEQPADPDQYGDTGGLALPLVDEPTTVTFMVASEKTDLNDSLIAKEIEKRTGITIDFQAYSPATYNDKLRVVVASGKLPDIFHGLKSSELKKIGQQNAVVAINEHLDMLPNFKRLFVEENPWVIPSYGDEKGNIYTWPVANIARDVNHGFLYRKDVFDELGIEEWSNTEEFYEALKKLKEAYPDSYPYASKTKEYIFRDWAYGWGIGGPNYPIYYDEDSKTWKYASIQPEHKDMLDFMKKLYNEGLMDPEFLTDTSDNWTAKMTTSNKAFVTWDWIGRLDMFYNQIKDTNPNYDLRYGTPVGPTGNGATLPKITPDFSIAVSNGKNKEAALKLLDYLASPSGATLVTMGVEGETFEMKDGKAVYPELTDVPLVDIKVLEDNYGLWVQGMYVNSDQRSVYYSFTEKEQEAQDKRLEANSFEPLEPVLNFTDEEVSSIAELQVNLQKASNEFNSKYILNKSYGDAQWEEWQKTATAQGADKLAEVFNNAQKRLDSASQ; encoded by the coding sequence ATGTCCAAGAAATGGCTGAGTATGGCACTTGTTTTTACCTTATTGATGACACTGCTGGCGGCTTGCGGCGGAGACAAGGAAGCCGCAGAGCCTGCACCAACGCCGGCGGAGCCGGATAAGCAGGCCGAGCAGCCGGCAGATCCGGATCAGTACGGCGATACTGGCGGTCTGGCGCTCCCACTGGTGGATGAACCGACCACGGTCACCTTTATGGTAGCGAGTGAGAAGACGGATCTGAATGACTCTCTGATCGCGAAGGAAATCGAGAAGCGTACAGGCATCACGATCGACTTCCAGGCGTATTCTCCTGCAACGTATAACGATAAATTGAGAGTGGTGGTAGCTTCCGGGAAGCTTCCGGACATTTTCCACGGCCTGAAATCCAGTGAATTGAAAAAAATCGGCCAGCAAAATGCAGTCGTAGCTATTAACGAGCATCTCGATATGCTCCCTAACTTCAAGCGTCTGTTCGTCGAGGAGAACCCTTGGGTGATTCCATCCTACGGCGATGAGAAGGGCAATATCTACACCTGGCCGGTCGCGAACATCGCCCGTGATGTTAACCATGGCTTCCTGTACCGGAAGGATGTATTTGACGAGCTGGGGATTGAAGAGTGGAGCAATACTGAAGAGTTCTATGAGGCACTCAAGAAGCTGAAGGAAGCTTACCCGGATTCCTATCCATATGCTTCCAAGACGAAGGAATACATCTTCCGGGACTGGGCTTATGGCTGGGGCATCGGCGGACCAAACTATCCGATCTACTATGATGAGGATTCCAAGACCTGGAAATATGCTTCCATTCAACCAGAGCATAAGGACATGCTGGATTTCATGAAGAAGCTGTATAACGAGGGTCTGATGGATCCGGAATTCCTGACCGATACGTCCGACAACTGGACGGCCAAGATGACGACCAGCAACAAAGCGTTCGTGACCTGGGATTGGATTGGCCGCCTGGATATGTTCTACAACCAGATCAAAGATACCAACCCGAATTATGACCTGAGATACGGAACACCGGTAGGTCCGACAGGCAATGGTGCGACACTGCCGAAGATCACGCCGGACTTCAGCATCGCGGTCAGCAACGGCAAGAACAAGGAAGCCGCGCTCAAGCTGCTGGATTACCTCGCAAGCCCGTCCGGTGCAACACTGGTAACGATGGGGGTAGAAGGCGAAACGTTCGAGATGAAGGACGGCAAAGCCGTGTATCCGGAGCTGACGGATGTGCCGCTCGTAGATATTAAGGTGCTGGAAGACAATTATGGCCTGTGGGTACAGGGCATGTACGTGAACTCCGATCAGCGCAGCGTCTACTACAGCTTTACGGAGAAGGAGCAGGAGGCTCAAGACAAGCGCCTGGAAGCGAACAGCTTTGAGCCGCTGGAGCCGGTGCTGAATTTTACCGATGAAGAGGTTTCGAGCATTGCCGAGCTTCAGGTGAACCTACAGAAGGCTTCCAATGAATTTAACTCCAAGTACATTCTGAACAAGAGCTACGGTGATGCACAGTGGGAAGAGTGGCAGAAGACGGCTACCGCTCAGGGTGCAGATAAGCTGGCAGAAGTGTTCAACAATGCCCAGAAGCGTCTGGATTCGGCTTCCCAGTAA
- a CDS encoding carbohydrate ABC transporter permease, with protein sequence MVKFSVKHLSLFSVVNAIILICLAIITIYPILYITAVSFSDTAAVLQGRVALFPVGFNLDAYAQVLQDDRIPRAYLNTIFYTVLGTTINLLFTAIAAYPLSRAGFFGRKFFMVAIILTMFLNPGIIPNYLIVQELGMIDTVWALVLPNAIWTFELIILKSFYENMSEGLREAAVMDGASEYRILFQIMIPLSKPALASIGLFYFMGHWNSFFLPLIYLNDANMYPLQVVLRDMLIFSEGGVNANLVDASALAPQAMKNATIVLAMVPVLLIYPFAQKYFAKGVMLGSEKG encoded by the coding sequence ATGGTAAAATTCAGCGTCAAACACCTCTCATTGTTCTCTGTCGTTAACGCCATCATCTTGATCTGCCTGGCAATCATTACGATTTACCCGATTTTGTATATTACGGCGGTGTCGTTCAGTGACACAGCGGCCGTGCTGCAGGGCAGAGTCGCCCTGTTCCCGGTCGGCTTCAATCTGGATGCCTATGCCCAGGTGCTGCAGGATGACCGGATACCGCGTGCATACTTGAACACTATTTTCTATACGGTGCTGGGGACGACGATTAATCTGCTCTTTACAGCCATCGCGGCCTATCCGCTGTCCCGGGCCGGATTTTTCGGCCGAAAGTTTTTCATGGTGGCCATTATCCTGACCATGTTCCTGAATCCCGGCATTATTCCCAACTATCTGATCGTTCAGGAGCTGGGCATGATTGATACGGTGTGGGCGCTCGTGCTGCCCAATGCCATCTGGACGTTCGAGCTGATCATCCTGAAGAGCTTCTATGAAAATATGTCGGAAGGCCTGCGCGAAGCCGCCGTCATGGACGGAGCCTCGGAGTACCGGATTCTGTTCCAGATTATGATTCCGCTCTCCAAGCCGGCGCTGGCCTCGATCGGGCTGTTTTATTTTATGGGTCACTGGAACAGCTTCTTCCTGCCGCTGATTTATTTGAACGATGCGAATATGTATCCGCTGCAGGTAGTGCTGCGGGATATGCTCATCTTCTCGGAGGGCGGGGTGAACGCCAATCTGGTAGATGCTTCGGCCCTGGCGCCGCAGGCGATGAAGAACGCTACGATCGTGCTGGCGATGGTGCCTGTGCTGCTGATCTACCCTTTTGCACAAAAATACTTCGCCAAGGGCGTCATGCTCGGCTCCGAAAAAGGGTGA
- a CDS encoding AraC family transcriptional regulator produces MSRLMVDMFHSPSDNPLDLRLRFFGREECQPGHAWGPGLRDSYIIHFIHSGQGRFHIGEHSYDLQAGQGFMIPPATLVHYEADLEDPWIYSWYGFSGVQAKPLMQQAGMTVTQPIFDTRGGEPSEDGGFHTFHQELVAARDKRSRDVLSLSILYRLMAELIQCSPEQAPSSAAQPSSPKEAYIRQAVAYIENHYSQRVTVQDIADEVGLDRTYLSGLFKTRYGLPLQAFLLEYRMSRAAELLRNHALSVSDVSRSVGYTDPFLFSKMFKKATGLSPTSMRDKQ; encoded by the coding sequence ATGTCCCGATTAATGGTCGATATGTTTCATTCTCCGTCGGATAATCCACTGGATCTCCGTCTGCGTTTTTTTGGCAGAGAGGAATGCCAGCCTGGACACGCCTGGGGGCCCGGTCTGCGGGACTCCTATATCATTCATTTTATTCATAGCGGCCAAGGCCGTTTTCATATTGGAGAGCACAGCTATGATCTGCAGGCAGGCCAGGGATTCATGATTCCGCCCGCCACGCTGGTCCATTATGAGGCAGACCTGGAGGACCCATGGATCTACTCCTGGTACGGCTTCTCCGGCGTTCAGGCGAAGCCGCTGATGCAGCAGGCCGGGATGACGGTGACTCAGCCGATCTTCGATACCCGCGGCGGCGAGCCTTCGGAAGACGGAGGATTTCACACCTTTCACCAGGAGCTTGTCGCGGCCCGCGACAAGCGCAGCCGGGATGTACTCAGCCTCAGCATTTTGTACCGCCTGATGGCTGAGCTGATTCAGTGCTCCCCGGAGCAGGCTCCCTCCTCTGCCGCGCAGCCGTCCTCTCCGAAGGAGGCCTACATCCGCCAGGCTGTCGCCTACATCGAGAATCATTACAGCCAGCGGGTGACCGTCCAGGACATCGCCGATGAGGTGGGCCTCGACCGCACCTACCTGTCCGGTCTGTTCAAGACCAGGTACGGTCTTCCGCTGCAGGCCTTTTTACTGGAGTACCGAATGAGCCGGGCCGCCGAGCTCCTGCGGAATCACGCCCTGTCTGTCAGCGACGTCTCCCGCTCGGTCGGCTACACCGACCCGTTTCTGTTCTCCAAAATGTTTAAAAAAGCAACCGGCCTCTCCCCCACCTCCATGCGCGATAAGCAGTAA
- a CDS encoding Gfo/Idh/MocA family oxidoreductase — MRAMQIGLIGLDTSHCVAFTKLLHEEEGAWHVPGGVVTAAYPGGSPDIERSISRVGGYTATLRDHYGVFITQTPEEAAEACDALMLLSGDGRVHAKLFRRLAPYGKPVFIDKPLALSAWDAAQIQAAAQQYGVPVMSASALRYADSLAQALADGRESILGAEVHGPMEVEPTQSHYFWYGIHAAEMLFSIMGPGCREVYAASSPQHDLLTGIWQDGRIGTIRGNRKGNYRFGALLHRIGSHTYVDAQASGKPIYADLLEQVMNLFKTGQSPLPFSHSIEVIAFLEAAEISRKQGIRVTV; from the coding sequence ATGAGGGCCATGCAGATTGGCCTGATCGGCCTTGATACCTCACATTGCGTCGCCTTTACGAAGCTGCTGCATGAAGAAGAGGGAGCCTGGCATGTTCCGGGGGGTGTGGTAACTGCCGCATACCCCGGCGGCTCTCCGGATATAGAGCGGAGCATTTCCCGGGTCGGTGGCTATACGGCCACCCTCCGGGATCATTATGGTGTCTTCATAACGCAGACGCCGGAGGAGGCGGCCGAAGCCTGTGATGCCCTGATGCTGCTGTCAGGGGACGGGCGGGTCCATGCGAAGCTGTTTCGCCGGCTGGCCCCTTACGGCAAGCCCGTGTTCATTGACAAGCCGCTCGCCTTGAGCGCTTGGGACGCCGCACAGATCCAGGCAGCGGCGCAGCAGTACGGAGTGCCAGTGATGAGCGCCTCTGCCCTGCGTTATGCTGACAGCCTGGCCCAAGCACTCGCTGACGGACGGGAGTCCATACTCGGCGCTGAGGTGCATGGGCCGATGGAGGTGGAGCCGACACAGTCCCATTATTTCTGGTACGGCATTCATGCGGCAGAGATGCTGTTTTCCATCATGGGACCGGGCTGCCGGGAGGTGTATGCCGCTTCTTCACCGCAGCATGATCTGTTAACCGGCATATGGCAGGATGGACGGATCGGAACGATACGAGGGAACCGGAAAGGGAATTATCGCTTTGGCGCGCTTCTTCACCGCATCGGAAGCCATACCTATGTAGATGCCCAGGCGTCGGGCAAGCCAATCTATGCAGATTTGCTGGAGCAGGTCATGAACCTGTTCAAGACCGGGCAGTCTCCGCTTCCCTTCTCGCACTCGATCGAGGTGATTGCATTTCTGGAGGCAGCCGAGATCAGCCGGAAGCAAGGAATCAGGGTAACAGTATAG